In Candidatus Chlorohelix allophototropha, one DNA window encodes the following:
- a CDS encoding GNAT family N-acetyltransferase: MEYRVLSRGEIDLMYRIDRSEVVEEIYYNQDGTLDLKQEFCDMPGFAPGELDKLVRRIYALYDEGGTVLGAFEGNTIAGIAALEVKFRGSDRDTMNLLALFVSKPYRRQGIGRWLVEGIAQKAWDMGATKLYISATPSRNTVQFYMGIGAQLASEIDPELFELEPLDIHLELDIRAPW, from the coding sequence ATGGAATACCGGGTCTTGTCCAGAGGTGAAATTGACCTGATGTACCGAATTGACCGCAGCGAAGTCGTCGAAGAAATTTACTACAATCAAGACGGCACGCTCGACTTAAAGCAAGAATTTTGCGATATGCCGGGTTTTGCTCCGGGCGAACTGGACAAATTGGTGCGGCGCATCTACGCGCTCTACGATGAGGGCGGCACGGTATTAGGCGCGTTTGAGGGCAATACCATTGCAGGAATTGCTGCATTGGAGGTCAAGTTTAGAGGTAGCGACCGTGATACTATGAACTTGCTGGCGTTATTTGTGAGCAAGCCCTATCGCCGACAAGGGATTGGGCGCTGGTTGGTGGAAGGAATCGCCCAGAAAGCTTGGGACATGGGTGCAACAAAACTATACATCTCTGCTACCCCATCCCGCAATACGGTGCAATTTTATATGGGGATAGGCGCACAACTTGCAAGTGAGATTGATCCTGAGTTATTTGAATTGGAACCGCTGGATATTCACCTTGAGTTGGATATTCGTGCGCCATGGTAG
- a CDS encoding rod shape-determining protein has product MWTSTKIGIDLGTANVLVYVKGKGIVLSEPSVVAISTKDNRVLQVGMAAYEMMGRTPETVEVIRPMQNGVIADYVVTEAMLKHFISRATGRFAVVKPDVMICIPAGVTNVEMRAVHDAAIQAGAKRAWLIREPLAAAIGAQIPIAEPTGNMVIDIGGGTTEVAVISLYGIVTSNSIRVGGNKMDDSIASYIKRKYNLMIGERTAEEIKIRIGSAIPMEEELSMEVRGRDQVSGLPRTVIVRSNEITEALADPLESIIGAVRTVLEDTPPELASDIIDRGMVMTGGSSQLRNISQLLADVTGVPCYVADNPMNCVAIGTGVALEYIDLLRDSLSGDF; this is encoded by the coding sequence ATGTGGACTTCTACCAAAATCGGAATTGACCTCGGTACCGCAAATGTACTGGTGTATGTAAAAGGCAAAGGCATCGTGTTGAGCGAGCCAAGCGTGGTGGCAATTTCAACCAAAGATAATCGTGTATTACAAGTAGGCATGGCTGCCTATGAAATGATGGGGCGTACCCCTGAAACGGTCGAAGTCATTCGCCCTATGCAAAACGGCGTAATCGCTGACTACGTTGTAACCGAGGCGATGCTGAAGCATTTTATCAGTCGCGCAACTGGACGGTTCGCGGTAGTGAAGCCCGATGTAATGATCTGTATCCCCGCCGGGGTTACCAACGTAGAGATGCGCGCGGTTCATGATGCCGCGATTCAAGCGGGTGCAAAACGCGCTTGGCTTATCCGCGAGCCTTTGGCGGCGGCAATCGGCGCTCAAATCCCTATCGCCGAGCCAACCGGCAACATGGTAATTGATATAGGTGGTGGTACAACCGAAGTAGCGGTTATCTCCCTCTACGGTATCGTTACCAGCAATAGCATCCGGGTTGGTGGTAACAAAATGGATGATTCGATTGCCAGCTACATCAAGCGCAAGTATAACCTGATGATCGGTGAGCGTACCGCTGAAGAAATCAAAATCCGCATCGGTAGCGCCATCCCGATGGAAGAAGAACTCTCAATGGAAGTGCGTGGGCGCGATCAGGTGAGCGGTTTGCCGCGTACCGTCATTGTACGCAGCAATGAAATAACTGAAGCGTTGGCAGACCCGCTCGAATCCATTATTGGGGCGGTGCGAACGGTGCTGGAAGATACTCCACCCGAACTCGCCAGCGACATTATAGATCGTGGTATGGTCATGACGGGGGGCAGTAGCCAATTGCGCAATATCAGCCAGTTATTGGCAGACGTAACGGGCGTTCCATGCTATGTGGCGGATAACCCGATGAACTGTGTAGCCATCGGTACGGGCGTAGCATTGGAATACATCGACCTCTTGCGCGACTCACTCAGTGGGGATTTTTAA
- a CDS encoding peptidase C39 family protein, whose amino-acid sequence MLKYRFGGVIVAMLLAVMLASAFDLPTAQAAENRASVLWYQGSAVEFSGWKLDGLRLDGEALTLDPIHSKNANDPYAPGSYNGGNYFNGGSYYYGEGLAPYYGSPGGFNSAIASWNADAPPGSWVMVSLRALVNGRWTKFYTMGVWAADNATVRRHSVDGQNDADGRVDTDTLSLNSSAVAFQLKVTLYSANPTLALPHLWHVSVNTLRNGTTPAFSSDRKAWGKDLPVPERSQMIYPDGGEVWCSPTSLSMVMAFLDGKYGLSGLTRTVPQTAEATYDWIYKGNGNWPFNVAHATTGLNGALNGAVMRYQSLVQVERWIEQGIPVIASVAYSPGQLPGSPISATDGHLLVIRGFDTNGNPIVNDPAGDPRKGQSVRIVYPRAAFERVWQDGSGGAVYLLYPRNGWTDPRQWISPDYVGSQYAYPEIGKLWSDADAATLSGKSGRGWVWGTGPSTPAMLENYDEGVNGLRVVQYFDKTRMEITIPQGDRNSLWFVTNGLLTEELVSGKMQVGNGRFENRTPANIPVAGDPDSPLAPTYATFENLATLPGFEQTRRATNHTGQPISETLDRQGNVTQGSSGGLKYANYDAKLGHNIPDVLWSWMNNSARSGIDNWIFVLGYPISEPYWVQVNIGGKPVRVLAQLYERRALTYNPANPAEWQVEMGNIGQHYYRWRYGG is encoded by the coding sequence ATGTTGAAATATAGGTTTGGTGGCGTGATAGTAGCAATGCTGCTGGCGGTAATGCTGGCAAGCGCATTTGACCTTCCGACGGCGCAAGCAGCAGAAAACCGTGCCAGTGTACTATGGTATCAAGGCAGCGCCGTAGAATTTAGCGGTTGGAAACTAGACGGATTGCGACTTGATGGTGAGGCTTTGACACTCGACCCGATTCACAGTAAAAACGCCAACGATCCTTACGCGCCCGGCAGCTATAACGGCGGCAATTACTTTAACGGCGGCAGTTACTACTATGGCGAAGGACTAGCCCCATACTATGGTTCGCCCGGTGGTTTTAACAGTGCAATTGCGAGTTGGAACGCCGATGCGCCACCCGGTTCATGGGTAATGGTGAGCTTGCGTGCGTTGGTGAATGGACGCTGGACAAAGTTTTACACGATGGGAGTGTGGGCTGCCGATAATGCTACTGTTCGTAGGCACAGTGTGGATGGGCAGAACGATGCAGATGGGCGGGTAGATACCGATACGCTATCGCTGAACTCGTCTGCCGTCGCTTTCCAGCTAAAAGTAACGCTATACAGCGCGAACCCAACTCTAGCATTACCCCATCTGTGGCATGTTTCGGTCAACACGTTGCGAAACGGCACAACTCCTGCTTTTAGCTCTGATAGAAAGGCGTGGGGCAAGGATTTGCCTGTGCCAGAGCGCAGCCAGATGATTTATCCTGATGGAGGAGAGGTATGGTGTAGCCCCACTTCGCTCTCGATGGTAATGGCTTTTCTGGATGGCAAATACGGCTTAAGCGGTTTGACCCGCACTGTGCCACAAACCGCCGAGGCGACCTACGATTGGATTTACAAAGGTAACGGCAACTGGCCCTTTAACGTGGCGCACGCTACCACTGGGCTAAACGGCGCACTAAACGGTGCGGTGATGCGCTATCAATCGCTGGTACAGGTAGAACGCTGGATTGAGCAGGGCATCCCCGTAATTGCCAGTGTGGCATATTCGCCCGGTCAATTGCCCGGTTCGCCTATTAGCGCTACTGACGGGCATTTGCTGGTAATTCGCGGTTTTGATACCAACGGCAACCCGATTGTGAATGACCCCGCCGGTGACCCGCGCAAGGGGCAGAGCGTGAGGATTGTGTACCCTCGCGCTGCTTTCGAGCGTGTTTGGCAGGATGGTTCGGGCGGGGCTGTTTACTTGCTCTATCCGCGCAACGGTTGGACAGACCCGCGCCAGTGGATTTCTCCCGATTATGTGGGAAGTCAGTACGCCTACCCTGAAATCGGTAAACTCTGGAGTGATGCCGATGCCGCCACTCTGAGCGGCAAGAGCGGACGTGGTTGGGTGTGGGGAACAGGACCCAGTACCCCTGCTATGTTGGAAAACTATGATGAAGGGGTGAACGGATTACGGGTGGTGCAATATTTTGACAAAACCCGGATGGAGATTACCATCCCACAAGGCGACCGCAACTCGCTGTGGTTCGTGACTAACGGCTTACTGACAGAAGAACTGGTGTCGGGCAAGATGCAGGTGGGCAACGGGCGTTTTGAGAATCGCACTCCCGCCAATATTCCGGTAGCAGGCGACCCAGACAGCCCGCTTGCGCCCACTTATGCTACCTTTGAGAACCTTGCCACGCTGCCCGGTTTTGAACAGACGCGGAGAGCTACCAATCACACTGGGCAGCCGATTAGCGAAACCCTCGACAGGCAAGGGAATGTTACACAGGGTAGTTCTGGTGGGCTGAAATACGCTAACTATGACGCGAAATTGGGACACAATATCCCGGACGTGCTGTGGAGTTGGATGAATAACTCGGCGCGTAGTGGCATCGACAATTGGATTTTCGTGCTAGGCTATCCCATCAGTGAACCTTACTGGGTTCAAGTGAATATTGGGGGGAAACCGGTGCGAGTATTGGCGCAACTGTACGAGCGACGCGCCCTCACCTATAACCCGGCTAATCCAGCAGAGTGGCAGGTGGAAATGGGCAATATTGGGCAGCATTATTACCGCTGGCGTTACGGCGGATGA